Genomic window (Kosakonia sp. BYX6):
GCAATGTGGCGGTGAAAGCCTGGGCCGCGCTCAGTGAATTTACCGGCCGCGACCATACGCATCTGGCGCTCAATAAAGAAGACGAGAAGATCCGTTTTCGCGACATTCAGGCGCAGCCGCGCAAAATTATCTCCAGCCCGACCTGGTCAGGCCTGGAAGACGAACATGTCTCTTATAACGCCGGTTATACCAACGTTCATGAGCTGATCCCGTGGCGTACGCTGTCAGGCCGCCAGCAGATTTATCAAGATCATCAGTGGATGCGCGACTTCGGCGAAAGCCTGCTGGTCTACCGCCCGCCGATCAACACCCGTTCGGTGAAAGAAGTGCTGGGCGTGAAATCGAACGGTTTCCCGGAAAAAGCGCTCAACTTCCTGACGCCGCACCAGAAGTGGGGGATCCACTCTACTTACAGCGATAACTTGCTGATGCTGACACTGGGTCGTGGCGGGCCGGTTGTCTGGCTGAGCGAAACCGACGCCAAAGAGATGGGCATTGAAGATAACGACTGGATCGAAGTCTTCAACAGCAACGGCGCGCTGACGGCTCGCGCAGTAGTGAGCCAGCGTGTGCCATCCGGAATGACGATGATGTACCACGCGCAGGAACGCATTGTGAACCTGCCGGGCTCGGAAATTACCGGACAGCGCGGCGGGATCCATAACTCGGTCACGCGTATTACGCCGAAACCGACCCATATGATTGGCGGCTACGCGCAGTTGGCCTACGGCTTTAACTATTACGGTACGGTCGGTTCCAACCGCGATGAATTCGTGGTGGTACGTAAGATGAAGAACATTAACTGGTTGGATGGCGAAGGCAATGACCAGGTACAGGAGAGCGCAAAATGAAAATTCGTTCACAAGTCGGCATGGTGCTGAATCTCGATAAATGCATCGGCTGTCATACCTGTTCAGTGACCTGTAAAAACGTCTGGACCAGCCGTGAAGGGATGGAATACGCCTGGTTTAACAACGTCGAAACCAAACCGGGCACCGGCTTTCCTACCGACTGGGAAAACCAGGAGAAGTGGAAGGGCGGCTGGATCCGCAAAATCAACGGCAAACTGCAACCGCGCATGGGCAACCGTGCGCTGCTGCTCGGCAAAATCTTCGCTAACCCGCATCTTCCGGGCATTGATGATTACTATGAGCCGTTCGACTTCGATTACCAGAACCTGCACACCGCGCCGGAAAGCAAACATCAGCCGATCGCGCGTCCGCGTTCACTGATCACCGGTCAGCGGATGAACAAAATCACCGCCGGCCCGAACTGGGAAGATGACTTCGGCGGTGAATTCGAAAAACTGAGCAAAGATCGGAACTTCGAAAACATGCAGAAAGCGATGTACGGCCAGTTCGAAAACACTTTCATGATGTATTTGCCGCGCCTGTGCGAACACTGCCTCAACCCGGCGTGTGTGGCGACCTGCCCGAGCGGCGCTATCTACAAACGTGAAGAAGACGGCATTGTGCTGATCGATCAGGATAAATGCCGCGGCTGGCGTATGTGCGTGACGGGTTGCCCGTACAAAAAAATCTACTTCAACTGGAAAAGTGGCAAATCAGAGAAATGCATCTTTTGCTATCCGCGTATCGAAGCGGGTATGCCGACCGTCTGCTCGGAAACCTGCGTGGGGCGTATTCGTTACCTCGGCGTGCTGCTGTATGACGCGGATGCGATTGAAAACGCGGCCAGCACCGAGCACGAAAAAGATCTCTATCAGCGCCAACTGGATGTGTTCCTCGACCCGAACGATCCGGCAGTGATCGCCCAGGCGCTGGAAGATGGCGTGCCGCAAAGCGTTATCGACGCCGCGCAGAAATCGCCGGTCTACAAAATGGCGATGGACTGGAAACTGGCGCTGCCGCTGCACCCGGAATACCGCACGTTGCCAATGGTTTGGTATGTACCGCCGCTGTCACCGATCCAGTCTGCTGCGGATGCGGGCGAACTGGGCAGCAACGGCATTCTGCCGGATGTCGAAAGCCTGCGTATTCCGGTGCAGTACCTGGCGAACCTGCTCACAGCAGGCGATACCCAACCGGTACTGCTGGCGCTGAAACGTATGCTGGCGATGCGTCACTTCAAACGCGCGGAAACCGTGGACGGTGTTGAAGATACGCGTGCGCTGGAAGAGGTCGGTTTGACAACGGCGCAAGCGCAGG
Coding sequences:
- the narH gene encoding nitrate reductase subunit beta encodes the protein MKIRSQVGMVLNLDKCIGCHTCSVTCKNVWTSREGMEYAWFNNVETKPGTGFPTDWENQEKWKGGWIRKINGKLQPRMGNRALLLGKIFANPHLPGIDDYYEPFDFDYQNLHTAPESKHQPIARPRSLITGQRMNKITAGPNWEDDFGGEFEKLSKDRNFENMQKAMYGQFENTFMMYLPRLCEHCLNPACVATCPSGAIYKREEDGIVLIDQDKCRGWRMCVTGCPYKKIYFNWKSGKSEKCIFCYPRIEAGMPTVCSETCVGRIRYLGVLLYDADAIENAASTEHEKDLYQRQLDVFLDPNDPAVIAQALEDGVPQSVIDAAQKSPVYKMAMDWKLALPLHPEYRTLPMVWYVPPLSPIQSAADAGELGSNGILPDVESLRIPVQYLANLLTAGDTQPVLLALKRMLAMRHFKRAETVDGVEDTRALEEVGLTTAQAQEMYRYLAIANYEDRFVVPSSHRELAREAFPEKNGCGFSFGDGCHGSDNKFNLFNSRRIDAVNVTVKTEPHA